GTGGGGTTGATCCCTTCCTGATCCACCAGATGCGCATAGCGTTCACGCCGTTGAGTCAATTCCGGTTGATACTCTACCCACGTGCCTGTCCCTAGCTGACCTGAAGGCCACCACTGAGCCTGGATAGACTCGAACAGGTCTTCGGTGATGAGGGCTCTGTACTTGGAAAGGATATGGGCGTCGATCGCCGCGAGGACCCAGTAGAGATTCAGGGAGAGAATCTCTCTGGCGATGTGGGGGACTTGGGACTCAGCGACCTCGATACCATATTCCCCCAGCTGTGAGGGAGTAATGGGGGGAGGGATCGTCTTGAATAGTGCCGTCGCGGCTTCTGCTGATGTCATAGCTTTTGGACAGCATACTGCACCAGATATTTCCTCCTCAAGCGGTGCCGGAAAGCCTGTAGATGGATCCATCCGATATCGATGAAGTTGAATACCTAGTCTCTAGAGGCCGGAGCAATATCCGGATCCAAGAAATGCGAACCCTATGCCAGCGAGCAATTGGTCGCATGAATTGGTGCAATGGGGAGAATTTGGCCGAAGAAACGCGGAGAAGCTATGGAGAGGAATGTAACTCAGCCCTCCCGACTCATCAAATGGCCGGGAGGGGACATGTTGCGAATTCAGCGAGTTGCGACTTTTTGAACCACGGCCCCTAATGGGGCGGCAGCTCGGGTTCCGGAAGGCTGCTCGTCTGAGGAGGCGATCGGCGGGCCTGATTGAGTCACGATGATCTCAACGCGCCGGTTCTTGGTCCGGCCTTCCTCCGTATCGTTCGTCGCAACGGGTTTGGAGTCAGCATAGCCGATGGCCCTGACGCGATCGGCACCCAGTCCACCTTTGATCAACGCGCGGCTGGCGTTTTCAGCGCGAAACTGGGACAGCTCAGCGTTATCCTTAAACGGACGCTTAGGATTATATTTGACGGGGATACTGTCGGTATGCCCGGCCACTTCGATGCTCTCAGGACGGAATTTACGCAAGGCTACACCGATGCGCTTGACCAAGGAGGCGCCTGCCGTCGTCATGGTCACTCGTCCTACGCCGAAGAGTTCTCCTGAAGCCAATGCGAGCGTAAGCTTGTCACCGCGTTGCTCCATCACCACGGTGCCTCGTTTCAGTTCCTCCTTGAGGGCAGCCGTCAACTGTTCATTAACCTTGGTGAGCCCAGGTGAGAGGCGCGCAACGGCCTGTTGTGGAAAGGCATTCTTCATAGAGGGCGTTATCTTAGCCGGTTTCGGCAGGCTCTTCCCCACGCTTGCCAAGATGCGCTTGGCCTGGACGAGTTGCGAGTCGCGGCTGGCGAGTTCCGTTTTCAACTCTTGGTCCTTGGCCACCAACTGCAGGTCGAGGTCTGCGATACGCTGCATGGCAACATCAAGCTGGTCGTTGCTGATCGAAAATTGGCGATCGATATCGGCGACCTGTTGCCTGGCCAACTCCAGACTGCTCTTGGTCCGGTTCAGCTCCTGAGACATCTGTTGGTGGGTGTCTCGCTGCGTGCAGATTCCCGAGAGTTCCTGCTCTTTCTGATTGAGTTGCGCTTCCAAGGCCTCCGCACGGGTTTTTTCCGCATTCAACTGAGTGGCTGCTGCGGTGGTCTTTTCTCGTAGAAGAGACAGTTCCTTTTCCTTAGCCGTCAGCTGTTGCAGGAGCAGTTCAAGGCGAGCTTTTTCCTGCTCGATGTCCGCGTCAGCCTTTTCCTTCTCTTTTGCCGCCGCGGCCTCCGCTTCCTCCGGTTGACTCTGGGGGGGTACATCGATGGTAATGGACGTCATGGGGGTAATGGCCGACACAAGGGCAGGGTCATCAGAAGAGGCAACTTGTTGAGCAGAGGATGTCTTCTGGCCGTCTTGCTGCCCAGGAGGTGCGTCTCCCGGCATCACAAGGGTCACGAGCGTGGCGAGAAGAGAGGGCTGCCCACCATCCGATCGAACATCAGCCGGCTGCCTCTCCTCCAAGGAATGAGTGGCTGCCGCCAGGCTCGACACATGTCCATTCACCGCAAGGGCGACGAGAAAGGCACAAGAGAGAATTTTCGTTGTCCTTATCATGACCCACCTCACAAAATGATAAAAGTCGGCAATCCGAAAAAATCCAGTTTCAAAATATGAACACCCAATACCTGGAGCATCCCCTTGTCCTGTTCACACGGCCTATGCCGACACCGAAACAGAAAAAAGCGATCCAGCCACAGCACGGGATCTGGTACGAAATACAGGCTCGCGAAATTTGGATGGTGCGAGGAAACGCTACTATGTCCTATACGCTCTCTTGTGCCCGTTTGCAACTGGTGAATAGTGAGGTGAGTGCGCGCCCTGTAAGGGTTGCAGGGGAGTTGGGCAAGAGAAAGCACGTGGCACTCGTGCTAGAAGCAGTACCTAAAAAGTAATAGTACATACGAAGACCGGTCACACTACATGTAGGGATGGAGAGGGAGACTGTGGATTCGGATTGAGAAGAAGCGGGAATATTTTGAGTGGGTCATGACGAAGCGATCAGACCAGTTGGTATCCCCACCAATGATCGGCCTAGACGGTTCACGTTAGCTTGAGGATGTATGCGGCATCCCCGCTGAATCGTATTGGATTCACTGAATCGAAAAAGATACGCTCTTTTCTGCCTCCCATGTAGATGATCGAAAATGTCATCCTTAAAATCTGAGGACTTTTTCAGGATTCAATGCGGCACAGTCTTTGTGTAGAATCGCTCTAAGCTGATTCGTTACTGTCTAGTAGAGTTCCTAGTTGTTTAGGAGACCTTATTATGCAATATGGTCAAACTCATTCAATCAGCCATACGTAAGCGTGCACGTAAGGCGCACGCGGAAGGAGGGTCTGATGATCACAGCCAAGAGCCGGTTCGGCCACCTGACGGTGGAAGCCATCACGTTCGTGTTTGTGCTTGGAGCGCTCGCGATGATTTGGCCCGCCGTTATCGCTGTTTTCCTTGGTGTCCTTCTGGTGATCCAATGGTTGAGTGCCGAGCCAGAGGTTGTGATGCTGGTGTGGACTGAGATTGAAAATATGCCGGTCGTCGTTGCCTCTCTCCGTCGCCCCGGTGTTCCGACGATGCTCTCGTGATGAGCTTGGGCGGCGGGTTTATCGGTTGAGCGTACCGCCCGAAAGGGTGGATTCCGGGGAGAGCAGGAACGCCAACGCGGAGTTTTGAATCGGATGAGACGGGCGAGGTAAGCCTGTGTTTCTCAGCGACCGTAAGTCAATGCTCATGTCTGACCTCAAATATATTGTGACTCAAGTTTGTGAACGTTCCCTCCACTGAATCCAATCAGATTCACTGTATCGAAAAAGATTCGCCTTCTTGGGCTGGTACTGGGCTGGTAGCGGTCCAATCCTTCGAAATTCGCGGCATCCTCCCCGGATCTTTTATGGTCTGTTCTTTGCTAAGTACATTTCCTACACGAGAAGGAAGCTGGCGGCACAATGAGCTGGTAGAGATGAATGGCTCTGGTCCATTAGTTGCGAGGCGATTACGATCGCGGAATGCATCAATGCATGGAGTAATGGCACTCTTCGCATTCTGACAGACGTCTCAGTAGGGCACTCTAGCGAGGGAGGGCTTATGATGACAGTCAAAACTCTCCTCGGTCAGCAAATGTTAGCAGTGTTCATGATGGTCCTTGTGCTTGGTGCTCTATCGATGATCTGACCCGCCATCATTGCCGTGTTACCAGTGTGATCTTACCGCTCCAATCGTTCACCGCTGAACCGGAGCTGGTGCTGCTGTCATGGGCTGAGATAGACAATGTATCGGTCGTCGTTGCCTCACTTCGGCGGTCGGATCCTTCGGCATTTCTGCATGAAGGGTTTCGGGGTGAGGGCATGGGGTAAGATCACTCCGTTAGGGGCAAAACTCAATAATTAAGCTTTGCCCCTAGTAGATTCGTTACAAACTGTGAGGAATGGTGCGAGTGAAGTCAATAGCCGGGCCTGACACCAAACTCATAAAGAGGCATCTCGCTGACTCAAATGAATGCTGACATCGGAGAGGCTGACATCAATACCGGGGATCGCATTTCGCGTTCATCACGTGAGCTGGCAATCCAATTGGCATGGCTGCTATTTTCAATTGAGGGCAGACTGGGTCGTCGCCAGTATTTCTTGTCCATATTTTTTGTCTCGGGCGTCCCTTTATTGGGATATTTCGGTTTTATCTCCTTTGCTGGTTCTGGTATTACCACCATATCAGACCCATTTAATTCAAATAGGTCAGCTGACGAATGGCTAACTTCGGTGGCATTTATTCCAGCAGCTGCAGTGTGGGCTTGGGCAAGCCTAGCTACTACGTTCAAGCGGCTTCATGATTTTGGAAAGTCCACTGGAACCTTCATGGTCATAGCCGTTATCAGCTTGATCCCTGGTGCTAGCGGATTAGCATTTTTCTATTTGCTTCTCAATCCGGGCGACTCGCATGCCAACAAATATGGGGAAGGGCCTGGATGGAATAGCTGGAGCAGAGAGAGGGATTTTGGAACTCGGTCATGGCTATAAGTTGAAGACTGGCTTCATCGAAGGGGGTAGCGCGATTAAACAAACGCGTGGGAATTCAGGCACAACTTTGGGGCTGAGATGGTATTGGCAACGGTGAAAGGTGACAAGACGACGAAGGGGGCATGGAGTAATTCTCCGGTCAATTTGAAAAATAACGTTGTTTGATACTGAACTCACAAAGAGGCATTCCAGATGAATCATGCAGAAACTAACACTGAGGTTGTAGATGTCAATACCGCAGATCGCGTTTCTCGTTCATTAAGCGAACTGGCGAAGCAGTTGGGATGGCTGCTCTTCTCGTTTAA
The Candidatus Nitrospira nitrosa DNA segment above includes these coding regions:
- a CDS encoding OmpA family protein — encoded protein: MIRTTKILSCAFLVALAVNGHVSSLAAATHSLEERQPADVRSDGGQPSLLATLVTLVMPGDAPPGQQDGQKTSSAQQVASSDDPALVSAITPMTSITIDVPPQSQPEEAEAAAAKEKEKADADIEQEKARLELLLQQLTAKEKELSLLREKTTAAATQLNAEKTRAEALEAQLNQKEQELSGICTQRDTHQQMSQELNRTKSSLELARQQVADIDRQFSISNDQLDVAMQRIADLDLQLVAKDQELKTELASRDSQLVQAKRILASVGKSLPKPAKITPSMKNAFPQQAVARLSPGLTKVNEQLTAALKEELKRGTVVMEQRGDKLTLALASGELFGVGRVTMTTAGASLVKRIGVALRKFRPESIEVAGHTDSIPVKYNPKRPFKDNAELSQFRAENASRALIKGGLGADRVRAIGYADSKPVATNDTEEGRTKNRRVEIIVTQSGPPIASSDEQPSGTRAAAPLGAVVQKVATR
- a CDS encoding DUF805 domain-containing protein → MNADIGEADINTGDRISRSSRELAIQLAWLLFSIEGRLGRRQYFLSIFFVSGVPLLGYFGFISFAGSGITTISDPFNSNRSADEWLTSVAFIPAAAVWAWASLATTFKRLHDFGKSTGTFMVIAVISLIPGASGLAFFYLLLNPGDSHANKYGEGPGWNSWSRERDFGTRSWL